Proteins from a genomic interval of Plasmodium reichenowi strain SY57 chromosome 13, whole genome shotgun sequence:
- a CDS encoding hypothetical protein (conserved Plasmodium protein, unknown function), with protein MSSKIFNIILKDDVKKLENYIKSENNIDLNEYNKEGLNILLYGIERGCSECCYYLINEKNVNIFLKDRKTFENALMKCMIIGNSMINVSRLLISKNIDINLKNKNGKTSLHLASENNYIKGIELLLKNNANINILDNEKNTPLMISIKRNNEEAAMLLMDYNADPNIKDKERNSVLHICAKEHSSNIAQYILSTNKINIENCLDNNNNSPLHIAASENIKTLCDLFLKYKFDPSLKNNNNETYSDILKKHEIHALLKEEEKRKNYEEKEIRKRKNYEQSMLKTDVSNFLIKYNLNDLIPFFYKNNYIYVDDAFININEITLKKMNLTKEQRNLFFDSIDKYYNEIQEEENQRDITHQLLIEEQNRTKKLKFVSYIVSLIFTSIFIYSIFMSIYKRGKIFF; from the coding sequence ATGAGTTcgaaaatttttaatataatattaaaggATGATGTAAAGAAATtggaaaattatataaagagTGAAAACAATATTGACcttaatgaatataataaagaagggttaaatattttattatatggGATTGAAAGAGGGTGTTCAGAatgttgttattatttaataaatgaaaagaatgtaaacatatttttaaaagatagAAAGACTTTTGAAAATGCCTTAATGAAATGTATGATTATTGGAAATAGCATGATAAACGTAAGTAGATTATTAATATCGaaaaatattgatataaatttaaaaaataaaaatgggAAAACAAGTTTGCATTTGGCTAgtgaaaataattatataaaaggtattgaattattactaaaaaataatgctaatattaatatattagataatgaaaaaaatacacCTTTAATGATATctattaaaagaaataatgaAGAAGCAGCTATGTTATTAATGGATTATAATGCTGATCCAAATATTAAAGATAAAGAAAGAAACTCTGTTTTACATATTTGTGCTAAGGAACATTCTTCAAATATTGCccaatatattttatcaacaaataaaataaatatagaaaattgtttagataataataataattctcCATTACATATTGCTGCAAGTGAGAATATTAAGACTTTATGTGATTTGttcttaaaatataaatttgaTCCTTCacttaaaaataataataatgaaacTTATTCCGATATCTTAAAAAAGCATGAAATACATGCCttattaaaagaagaagaaaaaaggaaaaattatgaagaaaaagaaataaggaaaagaaaaaattatgaacaaAGTATGTTAAAAACAGATGTTTCCAATTTTCTAAtcaaatataatttaaatgatttaattccatttttttataaaaataattatatttatgtagATGATgcttttataaatataaatgaaattacattaaaaaaaatgaaccTAACAAAGGAACAAAGAAATCTTTTCTTCGATTCTatagataaatattataacgAAATAcaagaagaagaaaatcAAAGAGATATAACACATCAACTATTAATAGAAGAACAAAATCGAactaaaaaattaaaatttgtCTCCTATATTGTGTCTTTAATATTTACTagtatttttatatatagtatattcatgtccatatataaaagagggaaaatatttttttaa
- a CDS encoding hypothetical protein (conserved Plasmodium protein, unknown function), translating to MLSSRNVLNTIRTNYSFFQQIRRFKKKTVEKQDGKFVDSINNTNEKNRRTNYLKANSLNVKNIKEKNIILNNNTNKLNDQKNNVSTKNIKPSGRDKNKTIYNLKYISQKSDRNNNINVSNSPNVYINKLHDYLDISNKSENEKVKINKLLNKLKTENLSIHVILNSLKDLCSLLLKKNSIDLDKLIVMNYVKNKNSLKRFKNYFQDSFVHIENYLTNYICFINEDNIFELYKYFYYLNYPLNLNTHELLQEKLYLYIDKLDNLKTIQIYYIIRSFYEHFYLKQVDSFLTLVVNEKLQKYYEQLSLVNNKIHKDGNHIYNDFLNNGKYINYTFNNLFNSNNLIENVNNTNSFISDHRHNNFNNYMSNDPINVPNPNEKNNNNNNNNNNMINENKEKYINDNISSLYYMCDNNLKNEEGIYKNKINVEDNEIILIFKYIHNYHDNMNFFYNTYITNFIQSNRTKFSIDTLLLILNIYIKNIDELFNKNILEILYYNIEDMTEDNLLLFTEYLKKKSKMETMTNTTITNNDHNNDHNGNNYSIYYYKYNDSNIYNNNIHNNNNNSNNANFIIRQNGYINKITQEAIFNKIMNKIKKDKDLILPNNLALMFLNLHEIINIGTFNTCEGIIKPQENNKNENIMSEQNESYDNCNDQIVQINKGNMEKELSEKSYINLYESTNNVTNKNMQLGENKDFNTYNDINNNNNNNNNNNNNNNINNIAMNTSNGHNSQNIQNNSNININKNLFMKEFINFCDNYCNNIKNFSSILDLYLIYIKNESVQYKTMNTFEKKIKINKNKLSQEDISNIILSLSIYPHHNTQMLNYLENLINEKLIQGKNYTPTIQYDNNSIHNNNVDEKYIHTNNSNYLIDISLALGISGRNNLKLWNYIDVDKIILTCNKKLLLYLSYSFLLTNYVCPISWFFIIRRIVEDVKIFNKKQCELIYEILKCTVLFNYIDLNNFSKNILHITDSNTKKGISLSQLNYHNKKENNNFLKSFHYLLNTSYYHYKMKLLNNQYVSKVPYEDIFVYLKLNYEKNVEFKQLYIIPYLLKDYNVIIDPLPTTPIHKSSGYIMGEIQLKHKVFQNDNYVALSFFDGMWNEFINPNDQKDREPTYNIKLLAEHFKSYVESHIKIKINKNYSNNNVISNNNKTTQNNTINTHEYLKFKKSNYPPETNNNKYLINKTNNNMHNYTNQKKYLKMKQKIINKKA from the coding sequence ATGTTGTCGTCAAGAAATGTGCTAAATACAATAAGAACAAATTATTCCTTCTTTCAACAAATAAGAAGGTTCAAGAAAAAAACTGTGGAGAAGCAAGATGGAAAATTCGTAGATTCTATTAATAACACAAATGAGAAAAACAGAAGAACTAATTATCTAAAGGCGAATTCattaaatgtaaaaaacataaaggaaaaaaatattatactcaataataatacaaataaattaaatgatcaaaaaaataatgtgtctacgaaaaatataaaaccTTCCGGTAGAGACAAGAATAAAACgatatataatttgaaGTATATATCACAAAAAAGTgatagaaataataatataaatgtttcTAATAGTCcaaatgtatatataaataaattacatGATTATTTAGACATTTCTAACAAATcagaaaatgaaaaagtaaaaattaataaactactaaacaaattaaaaactGAAAACTTAAGCATTCATGTTATTTTAAATTCATTAAAAGATTTGTGTAGtctattattaaaaaagaattcGATTGATTTGGATAAATTAATTGTTATgaattatgtaaaaaataaaaattctttaaaaaggttcaaaaattattttcaagATTCGTTTGTACATAtagaaaattatttaacaaattatatatgtttcataaatgaagataatatttttgaattatacaaatatttttattatttaaattatccTTTGAATTTAAATACCCATGAACTTTTACAGGAAAAGTTATATCTGTACATTGATAAATTAGATAATTTAAAGAcaattcaaatatattatatcatacGCTCATTTTATGAGCActtttatttaaaacaaGTCGATTCTTTTCTTACCTTAGTGGTTAATGAAAAGTTgcaaaaatattatgaacaaTTAAGTCTTGTGAATAACAAAATACATAAGGATGGAAATCATATATACAATGATTTTCTTAATAATGGAaagtatataaattatacgtttaataatttatttaattctaataatttaatagagaatgtaaataatacaaattcttttatatcaGACCATAGACATAACAATTTTAACAATTATATGTCCAATGATCCTATTAATGTTCCTAATCcgaatgaaaaaaataacaataataataataataataataatatgataaacgaaaataaagagaaatatattaatgataatatatcttcattatattatatgtgtgataataatttgaaGAATGAAGAAGGTatctataaaaataaaataaatgtggaagataatgaaattatattaatatttaaatatatacataacTATCACGATAATATgaactttttttataatacatatattacTAACTTTATACAATCAAATCGAACAAAATTTTCTATTGACACATTATTActtatattaaatatatatataaaaaatatagatgaattgtttaacaaaaatatattggaaatattatattataatatagaaGATATGACAGAagataatttattattatttacagAATATCtgaagaaaaaaagtaaaatgGAAACAATGACAAATACTACTATAACAAATAATGACCATAATAATGATCATAATGGTAATAATTATagtatttattattataaatataatgatagcaatatttataataataatattcataataataataataatagtaataatgctaattttattatacgtcaaaatggatatataaataaaataacacAAGAAGctatatttaataaaattatgaacaaaattaaaaaggaTAAGGATTTAATTCTTCCAAACAATCTTGCTCTAATGTTTCTCAATCTTcatgaaataataaacatagGAACATTTAATACCTGTGAGGGTATAATCAAACCacaagaaaataataaaaatgaaaatatcATGAGTGAACAAAACGAAAGTTATGATAATTGTAATGATCAAATTgttcaaataaataaggGTAATATGGAAAAGGAATTAAGCgaaaaatcatatataaacCTTTATGAATCCACAAATAATGTAactaataaaaatatgcaACTAGGGGAGAATAAAGattttaatacatataatgatataaataataacaataataataataataataataataacaacaacaatattaataatatagcAATGAACACATCTAATGGTCACAATTCTCAAAATATCCAGAATAATTccaatattaatataaataaaaatctTTTTATGAAggaatttataaatttttgtGATAATTATTGTAACAATATTAAAAACTTTTCATCCATCCttgatttatatttaatatatataaaaaatgaatcaGTTCAATATAAGACCATGAATACgtttgaaaaaaaaattaagataaataaaaataaattatctCAAGAAGATATttcaaatattatattatcattaagTATATATCCTCATCATAATACACAAATGTTGAATTATCTAGAAAATctaataaatgaaaaattaatacaaggaaaaaattatacacCTACTATTCAATATGATAACAACAGTATACATAATAACAATGTtgatgaaaaatatatacatacaaaTAATTCGAATTATTTGATTGATATATCATTAGCCTTAGGTATTAGTGGaagaaataatttaaaacTTTGGAATTATATAGATGTagataaaattattttaacaTGTAATAAGaagttattattatatttatcatatagCTTCTTGTTAACAAATTATGTATGTCCTATATCCTggttttttattattagaaGAATTGTAGAAGatgttaaaatatttaataagaAACAATGTGAActtatatatgaaatattgAAATGTACCgttttatttaattatatagatttaaataattttagtaaaaatattttacatataacAGATAGCAATACTAAAAAAGGCATATCATTATCACAActaaattatcataataaaaaagaaaataataatttcttaaaaagttttcattatttattaaatacatcttattatcattataaaatgaaattattaaataatcaATATGTTTCTAAAGTACCTTATGAAgatatttttgtttatttaaaattaaattatgaaaaaaatgtagaatttaaacaattatatattataccATATTTACTAAAAGATTATAACGTTATTATTGATCCTTTACCAACCACACCTATTCATAAATCTAGTGGATATATTATGGGAGAAATACAATTAAAACATAAAGTTTTTcaaaatgataattatgttgctttatcattttttgaTGGAATGTGGAATGAATTTATTAATCCAAATGATCAAAAAGACCGTGAACctacatataatataaaattattagCTGAACATTTTAAATCATATGTCGAATCacacataaaaattaaaattaataaaaattatagcAACAATAATGTCatatcaaataataataaaacaacaCAAAATAATACTATTAATACACACGAATATTtgaaatttaaaaaatcaaaCTATCCCCCtgaaacaaataataataaatatttaataaataaaaccaataataatatgcaTAATTACacaaatcaaaaaaaatatctcAAAATGAAACAGAAAATTATTAACAAAAAGGCGTAA